The following DNA comes from Halalkaliarchaeum sp. AArc-CO.
GTGTAGCCGATGCTGCTGGCGTCGACGTCCTGTTTGTCGTCGGTCAGTACGATCTTTGCGCCCGTGTCGGGCACGCGCTTGATACAGGCTATGGTTTCCATGGTTGTGTGTTGAAGTGATTACTGGAACGCTAAAGAAACCGGGGGTTTCAGCGTTCCTACAGGGCTTACTGCAGGACGCGGTCGTTGCTCGGATCGAACAGCGGCTTGCTGCCGACTCGCTCGACGGTGACCGGGTAGTGGTCACCCATGTATTCGACCTGCAGGCTCTCGCCTTCCTCTGCGTACTCCTGTGGGATGTACGCCATCAGCAGGTGCTTGCCCAGGGACGGACCGGTGCCGGCACTGGTTACGTACGAGCGACGGCCCTCTTCGTCGACGAGCACGTTGCCGTCCTGATCGAGGACCGGCTCGTTGCCCGTCATGAACCGCGGCTCGCCGCCTTCGGGGGCGTGGTCGTCGACGGTGAGGGTACACAGCGTGGCGACGTTCTCCTCCTCGATCGCCTCTGCGTACGCCTCCTTGCCGATGAAGTCCTCGTCCTTGACGCCGTGGAAGGTGAGGCCTGCCTCGGCGGGGTTGTACTCCAGTTCGAGCTCGTGGCCGTACAGCCGGTAACCCTTCTCCATGCGACCGGTGGTGCCGTAGACGCCCATGCCGACCGGACGGATGTCGTACGCTTGACCTGCCTCGTAGATGAGGTCCCACAGGCGGCCGCCCTGCTCCATCGGGGCGTACAGCTCCCAGCCGAGTTCGCCGACGTAGGAGATGCGGAACGCCCAGACGTCGACCTCGCCGAGCGTGAGTTCCTGTGCGGTGTACGGCGGGAACTCCTCGTGGGAAACGTCTTCCTCGGCGAGATCCTGGATGACGTCCCGGGCGTTGGGGCCCCAGACGCCCAGGGTCGCAAGCGACGACGTCTTGTCGACGATGCGGACGTCCAGATCGCCGATGTTGTTGCGGAACCACCGCTTGTCGGGACCGGTCTCTCCGCCGCCGGTCATCACACGGAAGTGGTCCTCCGCGAGGCGAGCCATCGTCAGATCGGAGACGAAGCCGCCGTTCTTCGCGAGCACGGGAGTGTACACCGATTCGCCGACGTCGATGGACGTATCCGCGACCATGACCTTCTGGGTGAACTCCTCGACGTCATCGCCGACGAGATCGAGGATACCGAAGCCCATGTCGCCGATCATGCCGACGTTGTCGCGCATGTGGAGATGCTCGCCCAGGATGATCTCGGACCACCAGCGACTGTCCCACTCGTTGGGACGCTGGAGGCCGTCGAGTTCGTCCTCGTACTTCTCGAGGAGGTCCTCGTTGGACTCGAACCACTGCGGGCGCTCCCAGCCGGCGGATTCGAAGAACTCCGCGCCGAGTTCCTCCTGCCGGCCGTAGAAGGCGCTCTGGCGGAGGGGACGCGAGGACTGCCACTGCTCGCGCGGGTGGACGATGTCGTAGATCTTCTGGAATCCTTCGTGGGCACGCTCTTTGACGAACTTCTTGGAGGTTCCGTAGCCCTCGAAGCGGTTGACGTCGGACTGGTGGAGGTCGACCTCGGGATAGCCCTGGGTCATCCACTGGGCGGTGTACTTCGCGAACGCCGGCGCTTCCTTGATCCAGATCGCCGCACACGACCAGAGGCCGTCGACGTCGTCCATCGGGCCGACCAGCGGCATGCCGTCCGGCGTGACCGAAAGCAGGCCGTCGATCGCGTGACGGATCTCGGCGTCCTCGAGGATTTCGGGCATGATCTCCAGGGCGTGCTCCATCGACGGATCGAACGCGTCCTGGGTCAGCGGCGGCTGCGTCGGCGACAGCGGCGCCTCCTCGTTGGACGGGACGTCCTCGACGTCCCACAGGATCGGCCGGTGCTCGTAGGAGCCGACCTCCATGTCGTTACCGCTCGGCCGCTCGTACATCTGGGTGTCGACGTCACGGACGATCGGGAAGCCGACCTCCTCGCCGGTCTCCTCGAGTACGTCGATCGGACCGACGCTGATCATCTGGTGGACGGCCGGTGTGAGCGGGATCTCGGTGCCGGCCATCTCCGCGAGCTTCGGGGCCCAGAGGCCGGCGGCGATGACGACCTCGTCGGCGGAAACCGTTCCGCGGTCGGTCTCGACAGCCGAGATCGCGCCGTCTTCGACGTGAATGTCGGTTACTTCGGTGTTTGCAAACGACTGCAGCACACCCCACTCCTCGGCTTCCTTTCGCTTGATCTCGCCGAACCGGAGGGGGTCACAGACGCCGGCGTTGGGCTCCCAGAAACCACCCTCGATGATGTCCTCGTTGATGTACGGGACCATCTCTTTGACTTCCTCGGTGGAGATGATCTCCGCGTCCTGACCCCACGACTTCGAGGAGGCGATCTGGCGGCGGAACTCCTCCATTCGCTCCTCGGTTCGGGCGACCTCGATACCGCCGCTGTTGGTGAAGAGGTCTTCCTCTTTGTACTGTTCCATCGCGTCCTTCGTCAACAAGGCCATCTCCTTGTTGTGCTCGATGGGGAAGATAAAGTTGGACGCGTGGCCGGTGGATCCACCCGGGTCCGGGAACGGCCCCTTGTCGATGAGAACGATGTCCTCGCGGCCCTGGTCCGCGAGGTGATACGCGAGGCTCGTTCCGACGATCCCTGCGCCGATAATGACGGTGCCTGCCTTCGACGGCAGCTCTTTACTGCTCATACGTGAACTACATTATCAGCCAATCCTAAAAAACACTATCCCATCAAGATTTCATGTCTTTATTATCCCCGACGAGGAACGCCGGATCCGACGCCTCACGCCCGACAGGATCGGCGAAAACCGAACGTTGCAAACTCTCGTTGTTCGCAATGACTTTAATTATATTTAACTATATATCCCTAACTCTTGCCGTTAAATAGTTCGCTCCTTTAAGTGCTCCATTACAACAGTAGGAATGTTATCGTAGTGAACGGTCCGGCGTTCACTCCTCGTCGACCACCACGTACTCCCCGAAGTCCTCGACGGTGCCGACAGTCGGTGCTCCGAGCATGAGCCACACTGCCTCACCTTCGTCGGCGTCGTTCAAAAGTTGTCGCGGTGTCTCCGAGGGAACGCGGACGACGCCCCACTTCGGCACGTCGACGAGATCGCCTCCGATCCGAGCTCTTCCGGGACCGGACAACAGCACGAACACCTCCTCCTGGCGCTCGTGTTTGTGGTACCCGGTGACGTCCCCCGGGGACAGCCGGATGAAGTTTACCCGCATCTCCGTTGCGCCGAGAGCCTCCGTTAGCTTTCGGTGGTTGAGCCCGGACTCGGGGAACTGATCTGGTTCGATCTCGTCGGGATCGACGACGGTGTACTCGTGGGACATCGTTCGGACAATCCGAGTCGTTGTGAATATACTTTTTGTCAACTAATTATATCATGCGCGGTTCGTGCCGAGGTACCAAACAACGGCGACACGCTTTTGACTGGGGGTTCCTGTTTTCCAACAGAAACCTACATGAGTGACGATTCGACTGTGCGATTCTCCCCCTGGGAAACCAGCGTCGACGTCGAGGAGGGAACAACCCTTCTCGAGGCAGCCGACCGAGCGGGACTTTCGATCGAGAGTCTCTGCGGTGGGGAGGGTCTCTGTGGAACCTGCAAGGTCATCGTCGACGACGGTGAAGACTGTCTGTCCCCCGTAACGGACGCCGACGAACTACTGTTGTCCGAAGAGCAGCTCGAAGCGGGCTATCGTCTCTCCTGTCGTGCGAACGTCGAATGCAGCCCGGTAGACGTCACGGTTCCGAACGTCTCACAGAACACTGGCGGCGTCGTCCTCACCGAGGGTCGCGAACTGGAGGTCGACCTCGATCCAGTGGTCACAAACTACCACCTCGAGCTGTCGCCGCCGTCGCTTTCGGACAACACGGCCGATCTCGAGCGCGTGGGCGAGGCGCTCGAGGATAACTACGGGGTCACGATCGAGGAGATCGATCGAACTGTCCATCAGGAGCTTCCGAACCTGATTCGCGGGGCGGAGGCCGACGAAAAGCTCCACGCAACGGTGACGGTGTACGACGACGAGGAGATCATCGACGTCACGCCGGGATGGGACGAGACCATGTACGGGCTGGCGATCGACATCGGCACGACGACCATCGCCGTCTACCTCGTCGACCTCCAGACCGGCGATCGCGCTGCGGTGAGTTCGCGGATGAATCCACAGAGCAAGTTCGGCGGCGACATCATGAGCCGGATGCGACACACCCGGCGAAGCGAGAACGGTCGCGAGGAGCTCCAGGACGCGATCGTCGGCGGGGTAAACGAGCTCGTCGAGGAAGTAATCGAGGAGGCAGGGATCGACGCCGAGGACGTCTACGAGGCGGTGTTCGTCGGGAACACCGCGATGCATCACCTCTTTTTGGGGATCGATCCCCACTATGTCGCCGGCTCCCCGTACGTGGCGGCCAACCACGCCCCCGTCACTGTCAAGGCCAGAGAACTGGACATCGACATCAACCCCGCCGGCTACCTCTACTGGCTCCCGATAAGCGGCGGCTGGGTCGGACCCGACAAGGTGTCGGTGCTCCTGGTGTCACAACACCACGAAAACGAGGAGCTCACCGTCTGTGTCGACATCGGGACCAACGGCGAGATCTCGGTCGGAAACAGCGAACGGATGTGGTCGACCTCCGCGCCGGCCGGTCCCGCCCTCGAAGGTGCAGAGATCACACACGGCGTACGCGCCCAGGACGGCGCCGTCGAGTTCGTCACCATCGACGCGGAGACGCTTTCACCCGACCTCGAGGTCATCGGCGAGGAACCGCCCATCGGGATCTGTGGGTCGGGGATCATCGACGTGCTCGCGGAACTGTTCGAGGCGGGCGTGATCGACCAGCGGGGGCAGTTCCAGGAGGAGCTTCTGGATCATCCGCGGCTCAGGCGAAACGCCGACAACGTCATCGAGTACGTGCTCGTCTTCGACGAGGAGTCCGGGATCGACGGCGACGTCGTCGTCACCCAGAACGACCTCCGGGAGATCCAGCAGGCGAAGGCCGCGATCCAAGCTGGCACCCGCGTGTTGATGGACGAACTCGAGATCGACGCCGTCGATAGGGTCGTCCTCGCGGGGGCGTTCGGCAACTACATCGATCCGGAGTCCGCGATGACGGTCGGCCTGTATCCCGACGTCGACTTCGACGCAGTCGAGTCCCTCGGCAACGCCGCCGGGATCGGCGCACAGCTCGCGCTGTTGAACCGGGAGAAGCGGGCCCAGGCCATGGAGATCGTCGATCATGTCGAGTACTTCGAGATCGCCGGGACCGAAGTGTTCCGGAACAACTTCATGGAGTCGATGTACGTCCCCCACCAGCGGATCGAACTGTACCCCAGCGTCCTGGAACGGATCGGCGAGTTCGACGAGGAGCGGGGTGTCGTCGTGCGGGACGGACAGCGGGCCGAACGATGAGCGAGCACACCGAACAGAACTCGCTCGGAATCGTCGCCTGTGAGACGCTGTATGCGGAGCTCGAACAGATCGCGCCCGACGCGACGGTTCGGTACGTCCCACAGGAGTATCACGAATTTCCCGTGAACGTCCCACGGAACGCGGAGATCACCGAGTTGATCGACCGGTACGTGCGGGAACTCGAAGACGCCGGCGTGGATCGGATCCTCCTCCTGTACGACGCCGACGACGAGGCGCTGTCCGGGATCCAGACCCGTCAGGTACCGCTGTTCCGAAGTCGGGCCGGCGACTGCGTCTCGGTGTTCCTCCACGGTATCGAGCCCCTCGAGTTCGGCGAGCGGAAGGCAAGCGGGACGTACTATCTCACGCGCGGGTGGATCGACCGCGGCCTCGACGCCCACAAACTGTACCGGGGATTCCTCGGTGAGGGGGAGCAGCTGATCGAACAGTTCGATCGGGCGAACGCCGAGCCCGACGAGCTTCGGATCAGCTGGCCGGACACCGGCGGGTTCGAACGGGCCGTCGAACGCGGACAGGGAATGTCCCGGGAGGCGATCGGACGCTTCTTTCACGACGTCGTCGGGTTCTACGACCGTGTGGTTCTGACCGACACCGGCACGTGTCTGGAGTTTCACCGGGAGTACGCCGAGTCGTTCCGGACGTTCGTGGCAGAACTGTCCGCCGAACACGGCGACGGACACGACGTGACGCTCTCGATCGTCGACGGCGACACGTCCGTGCTGGAATCGCTCGTCGATCCGGATGAAGACACCGAACACCTCGAACGGCATCCACCCGGAACCCCCCTGTAGCTCTCGCTGGTCTGCGTCCTCGCAGACGGAACCGCCCAACGACGGAATGCAAAACGCTGTTTCCAGAACACAGTGTTTCTTCTCGGGAGAGCAAAGTATAATTTCACTCTTCCAAACATATATCCCGGCTTCGACCATACAAGACGTAGGAGAAACCGACAGATGACAGCCGACGACATCAGGGCTCTGCTCACGGATCCGCGCTTCGAGTTGCTACCGTTCGACAGCTTCTACGATCAGGCCGACCAGCTTCCGGAGAGATCGAAGATCGCCGTTACGGCGTCACCGGATCTCGGGATCGACAGAACCATCGAGGTGTCGCTGGACGCCGTCGAGCGCGGGTTCAGGGTGACGCCTCACATCGCCGCCCGGGGCGTCAGAGACGTCGATCACCTCCAGGAGATCGCCGACCAGTACGAGGAGGCCGGCGTCTCCGACCTGTTCGTCGTCGGCGGCGACAACGAGGAGCCGGTCGGCGAGTTCGAGTCGGCCCACGACGCGCTTGTAGCGCTTTCGGAACACGGCTACGACTTCGAGGAGGTCGGGATCGGCGGCTACCCCGAGGGACATCAGAAGATCGACGACGCGACCCTCGCGGAGGCGCTCGAAAAGAAATCCCCGTACGCGACGTACGTCGTTACCCAGCTGTGTTTCGATCCCGACGCGATCATCGAGTGGAGCGAGGGAGTCCACGATCGAGGGATCGAACTCCCGGTCCACGTCGGGATTCCCGGCGTGGTGAAGTACAAGCGGTTGCTGCAGATCTCCCGAAAGGTCGGCGTCGGCGATTCGATCGGTTTCCTGCGCAAGACGACCGGGATCACCGGCTTCGTCAAGCAACTCGTCGGATCGCGGGGGAACTACACACCGGACAAGCTCGTCGAGGAACTCGCACCCTACGGGGCGGATCCGGAGTCCCCGATCGAAGGCGTTCACCTGTACACGTTCAACCAGGCCGCCGACACCGAGGAATGGCGGCAGAAAGTGCTGTAGCGGCTCAAAAAGACCCGACGATAAGTTACAAAGAAATAAGGGTGCTCCCACAGTAATTGTACGCGATGTTCACGTTCGAATCGGAGCAAGAGGTGTACGACATCAACGGCGTCAAGATCGGTGGGCAACCCGGCGAGCATCCCACCGTGATGGTCGGCAGTATCTTCTACAAGGGCGACTCACTGCTCGAGGACCCGAAGACCGGCGAGTTCGACGAGGAAGGCGCCCGCGAGGCGATCCGGATGGTCGAGGAAGTCTCCGAGGAAACCGGCAACCCCGCGATGCTCGACGTGATCGGCGACTCCCCGGAAGCGCTGATCAAACACGTCGACTTCGTCGCCGAGGAGACCGACATCCCGATCTTCATGGACGGCCCCACCCCGAAGATCCGGTCGGAGGCCGCCAAACACGTCGGCGAGGTCGGCATCCAGGACCAGATCATCTACAACTCGATCGAGTCCAGCACCAAGGAGGTCGACATCGAGATCGAGGCGATTCAAAACGCCGGCATCGACGCCGCCGTCCTGCTCAGCATCGACACCAAGAACCTCACCCTCCAGGGACGGTTCGACGCCCTCGATGAGAACCTCGAAGTCGCCGAGGAGGCGGGCATCTCGAAGACGATCGTCGATCCGGCCGTCATCGACATCCCCGACTCCGGGTTCGCGGCGAAGGCGATCCACGAGATCAAAGACCGGTACGGCATCCCGGCCGGCTGCTCCCCGCACAACGAAGTGATCCGGTGGGAGATGGACGACCCGCTGAGCGAGGACACAAAGAAGCTCCGCCAGGCGGTCGCCAACTCCGTCATCGTCCACCTCGGGGCAGACTTCAACCTCTACGGGACGATCCACAGCGCCCCGGAGATGTACTCGGTGGTCTCGCAGGCGGACGCCTACGTCGGCTACGCCGCCCAGATGGCCTACGGCCGTCGCCCCGCCCAGGATCACCCGCTGTACAAGATCTTCCGCAAGGGCGGGAACTGACGCTTCGAAGAACAGTTCGGAACACGCGATCGGGAAAACGGTTCGGTACGCAGTTTCGCCTTTTCAGTCGTCCGCGGGCGCGTCGTCGGGGGCCTCCGCGGGTTCGATCCCGACCTCGACCTCCGCGGCCGCGGCTTTGTACTCGGGGATCTTCGCGCGCTCGTCGAGCACGTCGTTGGTCAGCCGGTTCGCAGAGGCGGCCGCAAAGTGTGGCGTCGTCCAGACGACACCCTCTTTGATGTCCTCTGTGACTTGTGCGAGCAGGGTGATCTCGCCGCGGCGGGACTTCAGCTTCACGTAGTCGCCGTCCTCGATCCCGTAGCGCTCTGCGTCGTTCGGGTGGACGTCGACGAAGTTCTCGGGGTGCTGCCGATTGAGCGTCGGCGAGCGCCGACTCATCGTCCCGGTGTTGTAATGCTCTTCGAGTCGGGCGGTCGTCAACACGAGCGGGTACTCGTCGTCAGGGACCTCCTTGGGTGGCTGGTGAGTGACGCCCTCGATCTTCCCGAGGCCGTTTTCGGTATCGAACTCCTCCTCGTAAAGGTACATGTCCCCCTCGTCGCCGGGCTCGTAGCAGGGCCACTGGACCCCCTCCTCGCCGAGCCGGTCGTAGTCCATGCCGTAGTAGATCGGACACACCTGACGAAGTTCCTCGAAGACGTCCTCGACGTCGTCGAATCGGAACTCCTTCTCGCCGAACAGCCGGGAGCCGACCTCCATCAGGATGTCGAGGTCGTGTTTCGTGTCCTCGTGGACTTTCTCGACCCCGCGCATCCGCTGGACCCGGCGATCGGTGTTGGTGACGGTGCCCCCGCGTTCCGCCCAGGTCGTCGCCGGCAGGATGACGTCGGCCAGCTTGGCCGTCTCGGTCATGAAGATGTCCTGGACGACCATGAACTCGAGCTCCTCGAGCCGCTCTTCGACGCGGTTGCCGTCGGGCTCGCTCATGATCGGGTTCTCACCCATCACGTACAGCCCGTGGACCGAATTGCCGGCCTCGTGAGAGATCTCGACGTTCGTCAGGCCGGGCTCGGGCGGCACCTCGAAGCCCCACACCTCCTCGACGCTCCGGCGGGCCTCGTCGTCGTCGACCAGCTGGTAACCCGGCAGGACGTTCGGCATCGCACCGACGTCACAGGTCCCCT
Coding sequences within:
- a CDS encoding FAD-dependent oxidoreductase gives rise to the protein MSSKELPSKAGTVIIGAGIVGTSLAYHLADQGREDIVLIDKGPFPDPGGSTGHASNFIFPIEHNKEMALLTKDAMEQYKEEDLFTNSGGIEVARTEERMEEFRRQIASSKSWGQDAEIISTEEVKEMVPYINEDIIEGGFWEPNAGVCDPLRFGEIKRKEAEEWGVLQSFANTEVTDIHVEDGAISAVETDRGTVSADEVVIAAGLWAPKLAEMAGTEIPLTPAVHQMISVGPIDVLEETGEEVGFPIVRDVDTQMYERPSGNDMEVGSYEHRPILWDVEDVPSNEEAPLSPTQPPLTQDAFDPSMEHALEIMPEILEDAEIRHAIDGLLSVTPDGMPLVGPMDDVDGLWSCAAIWIKEAPAFAKYTAQWMTQGYPEVDLHQSDVNRFEGYGTSKKFVKERAHEGFQKIYDIVHPREQWQSSRPLRQSAFYGRQEELGAEFFESAGWERPQWFESNEDLLEKYEDELDGLQRPNEWDSRWWSEIILGEHLHMRDNVGMIGDMGFGILDLVGDDVEEFTQKVMVADTSIDVGESVYTPVLAKNGGFVSDLTMARLAEDHFRVMTGGGETGPDKRWFRNNIGDLDVRIVDKTSSLATLGVWGPNARDVIQDLAEEDVSHEEFPPYTAQELTLGEVDVWAFRISYVGELGWELYAPMEQGGRLWDLIYEAGQAYDIRPVGMGVYGTTGRMEKGYRLYGHELELEYNPAEAGLTFHGVKDEDFIGKEAYAEAIEEENVATLCTLTVDDHAPEGGEPRFMTGNEPVLDQDGNVLVDEEGRRSYVTSAGTGPSLGKHLLMAYIPQEYAEEGESLQVEYMGDHYPVTVERVGSKPLFDPSNDRVLQ
- a CDS encoding cupin domain-containing protein, producing the protein MSHEYTVVDPDEIEPDQFPESGLNHRKLTEALGATEMRVNFIRLSPGDVTGYHKHERQEEVFVLLSGPGRARIGGDLVDVPKWGVVRVPSETPRQLLNDADEGEAVWLMLGAPTVGTVEDFGEYVVVDEE
- a CDS encoding ASKHA domain-containing protein; amino-acid sequence: MSDDSTVRFSPWETSVDVEEGTTLLEAADRAGLSIESLCGGEGLCGTCKVIVDDGEDCLSPVTDADELLLSEEQLEAGYRLSCRANVECSPVDVTVPNVSQNTGGVVLTEGRELEVDLDPVVTNYHLELSPPSLSDNTADLERVGEALEDNYGVTIEEIDRTVHQELPNLIRGAEADEKLHATVTVYDDEEIIDVTPGWDETMYGLAIDIGTTTIAVYLVDLQTGDRAAVSSRMNPQSKFGGDIMSRMRHTRRSENGREELQDAIVGGVNELVEEVIEEAGIDAEDVYEAVFVGNTAMHHLFLGIDPHYVAGSPYVAANHAPVTVKARELDIDINPAGYLYWLPISGGWVGPDKVSVLLVSQHHENEELTVCVDIGTNGEISVGNSERMWSTSAPAGPALEGAEITHGVRAQDGAVEFVTIDAETLSPDLEVIGEEPPIGICGSGIIDVLAELFEAGVIDQRGQFQEELLDHPRLRRNADNVIEYVLVFDEESGIDGDVVVTQNDLREIQQAKAAIQAGTRVLMDELEIDAVDRVVLAGAFGNYIDPESAMTVGLYPDVDFDAVESLGNAAGIGAQLALLNREKRAQAMEIVDHVEYFEIAGTEVFRNNFMESMYVPHQRIELYPSVLERIGEFDEERGVVVRDGQRAER
- a CDS encoding DUF1638 domain-containing protein, yielding MSEHTEQNSLGIVACETLYAELEQIAPDATVRYVPQEYHEFPVNVPRNAEITELIDRYVRELEDAGVDRILLLYDADDEALSGIQTRQVPLFRSRAGDCVSVFLHGIEPLEFGERKASGTYYLTRGWIDRGLDAHKLYRGFLGEGEQLIEQFDRANAEPDELRISWPDTGGFERAVERGQGMSREAIGRFFHDVVGFYDRVVLTDTGTCLEFHREYAESFRTFVAELSAEHGDGHDVTLSIVDGDTSVLESLVDPDEDTEHLERHPPGTPL
- a CDS encoding methylenetetrahydrofolate reductase, with the translated sequence MTADDIRALLTDPRFELLPFDSFYDQADQLPERSKIAVTASPDLGIDRTIEVSLDAVERGFRVTPHIAARGVRDVDHLQEIADQYEEAGVSDLFVVGGDNEEPVGEFESAHDALVALSEHGYDFEEVGIGGYPEGHQKIDDATLAEALEKKSPYATYVVTQLCFDPDAIIEWSEGVHDRGIELPVHVGIPGVVKYKRLLQISRKVGVGDSIGFLRKTTGITGFVKQLVGSRGNYTPDKLVEELAPYGADPESPIEGVHLYTFNQAADTEEWRQKVL
- a CDS encoding tetrahydromethanopterin S-methyltransferase subunit H codes for the protein MFTFESEQEVYDINGVKIGGQPGEHPTVMVGSIFYKGDSLLEDPKTGEFDEEGAREAIRMVEEVSEETGNPAMLDVIGDSPEALIKHVDFVAEETDIPIFMDGPTPKIRSEAAKHVGEVGIQDQIIYNSIESSTKEVDIEIEAIQNAGIDAAVLLSIDTKNLTLQGRFDALDENLEVAEEAGISKTIVDPAVIDIPDSGFAAKAIHEIKDRYGIPAGCSPHNEVIRWEMDDPLSEDTKKLRQAVANSVIVHLGADFNLYGTIHSAPEMYSVVSQADAYVGYAAQMAYGRRPAQDHPLYKIFRKGGN
- the fdhF gene encoding formate dehydrogenase subunit alpha; translated protein: MSSDDEPVKTICPYCGVGCGISVRPGEEPGDMRFMPWGEAPVNEGRVCIKGGAATEVVDHEDRLTEPLIREDGEFREATWEEAYDLVVSEMGRIREEHDPDAMGFFGSSKVMNEENYLLQKLARRYGTNNVDNCTRMCHASTVWALRTSLGAGAMTNSMADLRDEADVLWIQGANPGEQHPIANSQYFRQAVLEGATVIQVDPHANKTTRSFKIDETDRHMHLQLKPGTDIPLLNVVLKTILENGWIDEEFIDQRTEGFEHLKETLENFDKEAAAEECGVPLSDIEAAAEKYATADNAAIFTGMGMSQHTCGVDNVQNEINLALITGNLGRPGTGVNPLRGQNNVQGTCDVGAMPNVLPGYQLVDDDEARRSVEEVWGFEVPPEPGLTNVEISHEAGNSVHGLYVMGENPIMSEPDGNRVEERLEELEFMVVQDIFMTETAKLADVILPATTWAERGGTVTNTDRRVQRMRGVEKVHEDTKHDLDILMEVGSRLFGEKEFRFDDVEDVFEELRQVCPIYYGMDYDRLGEEGVQWPCYEPGDEGDMYLYEEEFDTENGLGKIEGVTHQPPKEVPDDEYPLVLTTARLEEHYNTGTMSRRSPTLNRQHPENFVDVHPNDAERYGIEDGDYVKLKSRRGEITLLAQVTEDIKEGVVWTTPHFAAASANRLTNDVLDERAKIPEYKAAAAEVEVGIEPAEAPDDAPADD